Proteins co-encoded in one Longimicrobiaceae bacterium genomic window:
- a CDS encoding AbrB/MazE/SpoVT family DNA-binding domain-containing protein — translation MTHRTKVRPIGTSSGVILPRDVLEELNVQNGDELALVRTENGIELIPFDPEFEEMMSVYRRGAKKYRNALRELAK, via the coding sequence ATGACACACAGGACCAAAGTTCGCCCCATCGGCACCTCCAGCGGCGTGATCCTCCCCAGGGACGTCCTGGAGGAGCTGAACGTCCAGAACGGCGACGAGCTCGCGCTCGTGCGCACGGAGAACGGAATCGAGTTGATCCCGTTCGACCCGGAGTTCGAGGAGATGATGTCCGTCTACCGCCGCGGCGCGAAGAAGTACCGGAACGCGCTGCGGGAGCTCGCGAAGTAG